One window from the genome of Garra rufa chromosome 1, GarRuf1.0, whole genome shotgun sequence encodes:
- the LOC141343747 gene encoding zinc-binding protein A33-like, translating to MESLFEEELNCPVCYEIFNDPVVLSCSHSFCKECIQQFWRTKETLECPICMRRSSKDDPPTNLVLKNLCESFLKEKNETPLSTSEEMCGLHSEKLKLFCLNDEQPVCLVCRDSQTHDNHKFRPISEVVSSCKEKLDTALKSLQAKLKHKENIKGEFEKTVQHIKSQAEHTQHQIKQQLEKLHQFLRDGEAALITALRKEEEQKKQMMEEKLEEINRHISALSNKIKDMEEMMKANDVCFLKMLPVSMESVQTSQPDPQTPSGALIHVPRYLSNLPFRIWRSLLDYLQYTPVILDPNTAHPGLVLSDDLTSLKDRWNKQPLPDNPERFDQCVCVLGSEGFNSGTHSWNVEVKGNSYWILGLTTASNQRKGREFFDTNVWSVQYGLFERSGFPVKQDLECVSVDLDYDRGMVSFFDAVTNTHLHTFTTTFTDTVFPFFEAASSLRILPYKI from the exons ATGGAGTCACTATTTGAAGAAGAACTTAACTGTCCCGTGTGTTATGAAATCTTCAATGATCCTGTTGTTTTATCATGTAGTCACAGTTTCTGTAAAGAGTGTATTCAGCAGTTCTGGAGAACCAAGGAAACCCTTGAGTGTCCTATCTGCATGAGAAGATCTTCAAAAGATGATCCTCCAACTAATCTCGTGTTAAAGAACTTGTGCGAGTCGTTCCTGAAGGAGAAGAATGAGACCCCTTTATCAACGTCTGAGGAGATGTGCGGTTTGCACAGCGAGAAACTCAAACTCTTTTGCCTCAACGACGAACAGCCTGTGTGTTTAGTGTGCAGAGATTCACAAACACACGACAACCACAAATTCAGACCAATCAGTGAAGTGGTTTCATCATGTAAG GAGAAGCTAGATACAGCGCTAAAATCCTTACAAGCGAAACTTAAACACAAAGAGAACATTAAAGGAGAATTTGAGAAAACGGTTCAACACATCAAG TCTCAAGCTGAACACACACAGCATCAGATTAAACAGCAGCTTGAGAagcttcatcagtttctcagagatgGAGAAGCAGCTTTAATCACTGCACTGAGGAAGGAAGAGGAGCAAAAGAAGCAGATGATGGaggagaagctggaggagatcaacagacacatctcagctctttcaAACAAAATCAAAGACATGGAGGAGATGATGAAAGCCAATGACGTCTGCTTTCTAAAG ATGTTGCCAGTCTCAAtggaaag TGTCCAGACCTCACAGCCGGATCCACAGACgccttctggagctttgattCATGTGCCACGTTACTTGAGCAACCTGCCATTCAGAATCTGGAGAAGTTTGTTGGACTATCTCCAATACA CTCCTGTGATTCTGGATCCTAACACGGCTCATCCAGGGCTCGTCCTGTCTGATGATCTGACCAGTCTGAAAGACCGCTGGAACAAACAACCGCTTCCtgataatccagagagatttgatcAGTGTGTCTGTGTTCTGGGTTCAGAGGGATTTAACTCAGGAACACACAGCTGGAATGTGGAGGTAAAAGGGAATTCATACTGGATTCTTGGATTAACTACAGCATCGAACCAAAGGAAGGGACGTGAGTTCTTTGACACTAATGTGTGGAGTGTGCAGTATGGACTGTTTGAACGGTCTGGTTTTCCTGTTAAACAGGACCTTGAGTGTGTGAGTGTTGATCTGGACTATGACAGAGGAATGGTGTCATTCTTTGATGCTGTAActaacacacatctacacacattcacaacTACATTCACTGACACTGTCTTTCCTTTCTTTGAAGCGGCTTCCTCTCTGAGGATCTTGCCGTACAAAATTTAG
- the LOC141295133 gene encoding lipopolysaccharide-induced tumor necrosis factor-alpha factor homolog: protein MAGEADLDDLETVEYLEDIEEMDDIEASKAIESLVSAPPYPGPPADYIGKEMTHNPGYNPYPNINIAYSSYPEPGVNPNYQGAVTTTVMLPSLRDLPAQTMCPHCKHQVITITDHYSGLMAWLACGCLALIGCWPCCLAPFWMDSCKDVEHRCPNCNNILSFYKRL, encoded by the exons ATGGCCGGAGAAGCCGATTTGGATGATTTGGAAACGGTGGAATATCTGGAGGATATTGAGGAAATGGATGATATAGAGGCTTCGAAAGCCATTGAATCTCTCGTATCGGCTCCACCCTACCCAGGCCCTCCAGCAGATTACATAGGAAAGGAAATGACCCACAACCCAGGATACAATCCATATCCCAATATTAATATAGCATACAGCTCATACCCAGAACCAGGAGTTAATCCAAACTATCAGGGAG CTGTAACAACCACAGTGATGCTCCCCAGCCTGCGTGATTTACCCGCTCAAACCATGTGCCCTCACTGTAAGCACCAAGTGATCACTATAACAGATCACTACTCTGGACTCATGGCCTGGCTGGCCTGTGGCTGTCTTGCCCTCATTGG GTGCTGGCCGTGCTGTCTAGCACCTTTCTGGATGGATTCATGTAAAGATGTCGAGCATCGCTGCCCAAACTGCAACAACATCTTGTCTTTCTACAAGCGCCTGTAA